From Ardenticatenales bacterium, one genomic window encodes:
- a CDS encoding MFS transporter — MQEKNAHSLTLPVLALTLGRWCLNTGTRMVYPFLPAFSRALNISLLQASRLVAVRSFAGILSPLFGPLSEQHGRRPILILCLIALNASSLLVLVAPGPAAFGIALILIALIKVIYDPTLQAYIGDAVPYASRGRIISITEISWSAALLVGAPLVGWLIGWLGWQAPFVGLGLGGLLAGIILWRVMPPTPPRTTAAPRLSDVGRVVRRHPVILAAAAYTLLLMLANDIIFIVYGDWMERAFGLSLGTLGLASGIIGGSEILGELSAGWAVDRFGKRPVVISAGVAGALVYALLPLLGVSLTTALVMLALTFYFFEVTVVGGIPLLTELVPQARGIVMSTIMAAAAVGRALGAWLGPQIWLRGDLRANGITSAALALLAILVLARWVREAPDNSHDSQTSSRKLF; from the coding sequence GTGCAAGAAAAGAATGCCCACTCACTGACACTACCTGTTTTAGCCCTGACGCTGGGGCGCTGGTGCTTGAATACGGGCACGCGCATGGTTTATCCGTTTTTGCCGGCATTTTCCCGCGCCCTCAACATCTCCCTCCTGCAAGCCTCTCGCCTGGTCGCCGTCCGCAGCTTTGCCGGCATCCTCAGCCCCCTCTTCGGCCCCCTATCCGAACAACATGGCCGCCGCCCCATCCTCATCCTCTGCCTCATCGCCCTCAATGCCAGCAGCCTCCTCGTCCTCGTCGCCCCTGGTCCCGCCGCCTTCGGCATCGCCCTTATCCTCATCGCCCTCATCAAAGTCATCTACGACCCCACCCTGCAAGCCTACATCGGCGACGCCGTGCCCTATGCCAGCCGCGGGCGCATCATCTCCATCACCGAAATCTCCTGGTCCGCCGCCCTGCTCGTGGGCGCGCCCCTCGTCGGCTGGCTCATCGGGTGGCTTGGCTGGCAGGCCCCCTTTGTCGGACTGGGGCTGGGCGGACTGCTTGCCGGCATCATCCTCTGGCGCGTCATGCCGCCCACACCACCACGCACGACAGCAGCGCCGCGCCTGAGCGACGTGGGCCGTGTCGTGCGCCGCCATCCCGTCATCCTCGCCGCCGCCGCCTACACCCTCCTCCTCATGCTCGCCAACGACATCATCTTCATCGTCTATGGCGACTGGATGGAACGCGCCTTTGGCCTCAGCCTGGGCACGCTGGGCCTCGCCTCCGGCATCATCGGCGGCTCCGAAATCCTGGGCGAACTCAGCGCGGGTTGGGCCGTGGACCGCTTCGGCAAGCGCCCCGTCGTCATTAGCGCGGGCGTGGCCGGGGCGCTCGTGTACGCCCTTCTGCCCCTGCTCGGCGTTTCCCTCACCACCGCCCTGGTCATGCTGGCCCTCACCTTCTACTTTTTTGAAGTCACCGTGGTCGGCGGCATCCCCCTGCTAACCGAACTCGTGCCCCAGGCACGCGGCATCGTCATGTCCACCATCATGGCCGCCGCCGCCGTCGGGCGCGCGCTGGGAGCGTGGCTGGGGCCGCAAATATGGCTGCGCGGCGACCTGCGCGCCAACGGCATCACCAGCGCCGCGCTGGCGCTGCTGGCGATCCTGGTGCTGGCGCGCTGGGTGCGCGAAGCGCCGGACAACAGCCACGATTCACAAACATCTTCCCGGAAGCTGTTTTGA